The following are from one region of the Osmia bicornis bicornis chromosome 8, iOsmBic2.1, whole genome shotgun sequence genome:
- the LOC114881812 gene encoding uncharacterized protein K02A2.6-like, with translation MSEARVQAIFNIEPFEPSMNWERWVRRLEGVFKLFKVEDDNKVPYLLHYIGASAFDVISNKCAPDDPYTCTYRDLVEKLRQFYAPAPLEIAENFRFHQRRQKEGESILQYVAALQQLSLNCNFGVYLKTALRNQFVFGVTSTRIQSRLLETEDLTFDKAVELATGMEMSAKDTDQLQGSTATVQVADNKKFQRRSSNYQPKHTKKTQQPRSIHTPTNSKNPSNTNYSNSKNISCFRCGKGHLATKCNLNRNIRCAACGVQGHLQSGCFKNKGQTHNVEEILYNATDNDVLQLEQARHRDKFLAKLQVNNKILEFEVDSGAAVTIANKTHMLKLFPSSTIQPTTLKLTTYCKNTLKTEGYITVHVQYGNMVHQLNIYLTNVSRIPLLGREWLRQLLNDTELRKISLNHCTINAIETDKKVQLNTILQKCKEILEPGLGRITNKQARLTLKDNAKPIYVKHRTIPFKLLPLVEKEIQNLEATGILKKVNTSEWATPIVPVLKKEGTVRICGDYSITTNPNLIVDDHPLPTIDELFASMAGGTTFTKIDLRQAYLQLEVREEDQALLTLNTPWGLYKPTRLMYGIASAPAIWQREIENILKGIPGVTVFLDDIKITGTSDAEHLHRLELVFQRLNEYNIKINLEKSTFFTNQIKYCGYIIDKNGIHKDSEKIEAIEKMPTPRNVSEVRSFIGFVNYYGRFIKNLSSILHPLNKLLHKESKFICSKECEVAFRNAKRTFQSNEILAHYDPKLPLILATDASSYGVGAVLSHVYPDGSERVIQYASSTLNDTQKKYAQIDKEAYSIIFGVKKFHQYLYGNKFTLYTDHRPLVHIFAPSKSLPIYSAMRMQHYALFLRGFNYTIKYKNTKLHSNADCLSRLPIANQNNTTHDVVDIHQIDTIQSLPVTFNELIEATKQNASLKQIVHAIETGTSLPKNDKFRGKEVEFSVKNGVLLRRHRVVIPKMLQPKILKELHNGHFGIVKMKMLARSYVWVDRNNPPKIKHTWEPATFPFERVHIDIAGPFKGHNFLIIVDAYTKWPEVFIVNNITADTTIQKCREAFARFGLPMQVVSDNGRTFVSDEFQKYLQNNGITQKLTAPYNPATNGLAERFVQTLKKALRTINTSNSNLQAALQRILMQYRITPHCTTGTSPAELMYNRKIRCSLDIMCTKNDEKGQEYDVESVRNFKEGERVSCRNYQCGDKWIFGRILKRIGTLHYTIKLDDGRTWKRHINQMRPIGEYTPSRLLSEDKNPSRYIDYAANTDPQQAVDPLRNNRVEEPCVVEQPINVQQIRRSDRTRAPPMRYGDFRVH, from the exons ATGTCCGAAGCACGGGTACAAGCTATTTTCAACATTGAGCCGTTCGAACCGTCTATGAATTGGGAACGATGGGTAAGACGGTTGGAAGGCGTGTTCAAATTATTCAAAGTTGAGGACGACAACAAAGTCCCgtatttattacattacattggTGCGTCGGCTTTCGACGTAATAAGCAATAAGTGTGCACCGGACGATCCGTATACGTGCACCTACAGAGATTTGGTCGAGAAGCTCAGGCAATTCTACGCTCCTGCCCCGCTTGAGATTGCAGAAAACTTTCGTTTTCACCAGAGGCgtcaaaaagaaggagaaagtATACTGCAGTACGTTGCAGCCCTACAACAATTAAGTTTAAATTGCAACTTCGGCGTTTACTTGAAGACGGCGCTACGTAACCAGTTTGTTTTTGGCGTTACGAGTACGAGGATACAGTCAAGATTACTTGAAACAGAGGATTTGACCTTCGACAAGGCTGTGGAGCTGGCAACGGGCATGGAAATGTCGGCAAAAGACACCGATCAACTACAAGGATCAACAGCAACGGTTCAAGTCGCGGATAACAAGAAATTCCAAAGACGATCATCAAATTACCAGCCTAAACATACGAAGAAAACGCAGCAGCCACGTTCTATACATACACCTACAAACTCTAAAAACCCTAGTAATACTAATTATAGcaattctaaaaatatttcatgtttCAGATGCGGAAAAGGGCATTTAGCCacaaaatgtaatttaaacCGAAATATTCGATGCGCTGCTTGCGGGGTTCAAGGTCATCTCCAATCGGgctgtttcaaaaataaagGACAAACACATAACGTCGAGGAAATTCTATACAACGCTACAGACAACGACGTACTACAATTAGAGCAAGCGAGACACAGAGACAAATTTCTTGCTAAACTTCAGGTAAATAATAAGATTTTAGAGTTCGAAGTAGATAGCGGTGCGGCTGTTACGATCGCAAATAAAACCCATATGCTTAAATTGTTTCCAAGTTCGACCATACAACCGACTACGCTTAAATTAACTACGTATTGTAAAAATACACTGAAAACGGAAGGCTACATAACAGTACATGTCCAATACGGTAATATGGTACACCAGTTAAATATATATCTTACAAATGTAAGTAGAATACCATTGTTAGGGCGCGAATGGTTACGccaattattaaatgatacaGAATTAcgtaaaatttctttaaaccATTGTACAATAAATGCGATTGAAACCGATAAGAAGGTACAATTAAATACGATCTTACAGAAATGCAAAGAGATTCTCGAGCCAGGTCTTGGTCGCATTACAAATAAACAAGCACGTTTAACGCTTAAAGATAATGCTAAGCCTATATACGTGAAACACCGTACAATTCCTTTCAAATTATTGCCAttagtagaaaaagaaatacaaaatttagaaGCAACGGGAATTCTAAAAAAAGTTAATACCTCGGAGTGGGCTACACCGATAGTTCCGGTCTTAAAAAAAGAAGGCACCGTTAGAATTTGCGGAGATTATAGTATTACAACCAACCCGAACTTGATAGTGGATGACCACCCATTACCAACAATCGATGAACTTTTCGCGTCTATGGCGGGTGGTACTACTTTTACAAAAATTGATCTCCGACAAGcttacttacaattagaagTCAGGGAAGAAGATCAAGCGTTACTTACATTAAATACACCCTGGGGATTATACAAACCTACGAGACTAATGTACGGAATTGCCTCTGCACCAGCTATATGGCAgcgtgaaattgaaaatattttaaagggGATTCCGGGAGTTACGGTTTTTCTCGATGATATTAAGATTACTGGCACTAGTGATGCAGAACACCTGCACAGGCTAGAATTAGTTTTCCAAAGACTAAACGAATAcaacattaaaattaatttagagaAAAGTACTTTCTTTacaaatcaaattaaatattgcGGTTACATTATTGATAAAAATGGAATACATAAGGATAGTGAAAAGATCGAAGCTATAGAGAAAATGCCTACTCCCCGTAACGTATCAGAAGTACGATCTTTCATAGGTTTCGTAAACTATTACGGTCGTTTCATTAAGAATCTTAGTTCAATATTACACCCATTAAACAAGTTATTACATAAGGAGTCAAAATTCATTTGTTCCAAAGAATGCGAAGTAGCTTTCAGAAATGCAAAACGAACTTTTCAAAGCAACGAGATATTAGCTCATTATGACCCTAAACTGCCACTAATTTTAGCTACCGATGCAAGTTCTTACGGCGTGGGAGCAGTATTATCCCACGTTTATCCGGATGGTAGCGAAAGGGTCATACAATATGCTTCAAGTACATTAAATGATACACAAAAGAAATACGCTCAAATCGATAAAGAGGCGTATAGCATTATCTTTGGCGTTAAGAAGTTTCACCAGTACCTCTACGGGAACAAGTTCACTTTATATACAGATCACAGACCCTTAGTACACATATTCGCCCCTTCGAAAAGTTTACCGATATACAGTGCAATGCGTATGCAACATTATGCGTTATTTTTAAGAGGTTTCAACTATACGATTAAgtacaaaaatacaaaattacataGTAATGCCGATTGTTTGTCTAGATTACCAATTGCAAACCAAAATAATACTACACACGACGTAGTCGACATACACCAAATAGATACGATACAATCATTGCCTGTTACATTTAACGAACTAATAGAAGCGACGAAACAAAACGCGTCTTTAAAACAAATAGTACACGCGATAGAAACTGGTACGTCATTAcctaaaaatgataaattccGCGGTAAAGAAGTGGAATTCAGTGTCAAAAATGGAGTCCTTCTGCGGAGACATAGGGTAGTCATACCAAAAATGTTGCAACCTAAGATACTAAAAGAATTACACAATGGACATTTTGGaattgtaaaaatgaaaatgttagcACGTAGTTACGTTTGGGTGGACAG AAATAATCCACCAAAGATTAAACATACTTGGGAGCCTGCTACTTTTCCCTTTGAACGCGTACATATTGACATTGCAGGACCATTTAAAGGGcataatttcttaataatagTGGATGCGTACACTAAATGGCCGGAAGTTTTTATAGTAAATAATATCACGGCAGATACTACGATACAAAAATGTCGCGAAGCTTTCGCTAGATTCGGTTTACCAATGCAAGTTGTGTCAGACAATGGACGTACCTTTGTATCCGacgaatttcaaaaatatttacaaaataatggaATTACCCAAAAACTAACAGCTCCTTATAATCCAGCTACAAATGGGTTAGCCGAACGTTTCGTACAAACGTTAAAGAAGGCTTTACGCACAATAAATAcatcaaattcaaatttacaAGCAGCCCTGCAGCGAATACTAATGCAATACCGAATCACTCCGCACTGTACAACAGGAACCTCTCCGGCGGAATTAAtgtataatagaaaaattagatGTAGTTTAGACATAATGTGCACTAAAAATGACGAAAAGGGACAAGAATACGATGTTGAAAGCGTGCGAAATTTTAAGGAAGGGGAGAGAGTGAGTTGTAGAAATTATCAATGCGGAGATAAATGGATTTTCGGTAGAATATTAAAGCGTATTGGAACGTTACATTATACGATTAAATTAGACGATGGACGAACTTGGAAGCGACATATAAATCAGATGAGACCAATTGGAGAATACACACCTTCACGTTTATTGTCCGAAGATAAAAATCCAAGCAGATACATAGATTATGCAGCAAATACAGATCCCCAGCAAGCTGTGGATCCGTTAAGAAATAATAGAGTAGAAGAACCATGCGTTGTAGAACAACCGATTAATGTACAACAAATTCGTAGATCAGATAGAACTAGAGCACCGCCTATGAGATACGGTGACTTTAGAGTTCATTAA